A region of Granulicella sibirica DNA encodes the following proteins:
- the hisI gene encoding phosphoribosyl-AMP cyclohydrolase, with amino-acid sequence MTAVETKGADIQIDFAKMDGLVPGMVQDAKTGEILMLGFLNEVSYKKTLETGYVTFWSRTRGKLWMKGETSGNRLRVIEAATDCDNDALLFKVEVEGDGLVCHEGTVSCFTKPLMPAATVPGESK; translated from the coding sequence ATGACGGCTGTAGAGACCAAAGGGGCAGACATCCAGATCGACTTCGCCAAAATGGATGGCCTGGTCCCGGGCATGGTGCAGGACGCAAAGACGGGCGAGATTCTCATGCTCGGTTTTCTGAACGAGGTCAGTTACAAGAAGACCTTAGAGACCGGCTACGTCACCTTCTGGAGCCGCACACGCGGCAAGCTCTGGATGAAGGGCGAGACAAGTGGCAACCGGTTGAGAGTGATCGAGGCCGCGACCGATTGCGACAACGACGCGCTCCTTTTCAAGGTTGAAGTCGAAGGCGATGGACTCGTATGCCACGAAGGAACCGTAAGCTGCTTCACCAAGCCGCTGATGCCGGCCGCAACCGTACCAGGAGAGAGCAAGTGA
- a CDS encoding ComEA family DNA-binding protein, giving the protein MFNPLSTVRRRLLSAALLLSFAPAFALAAPMQAKPAAAVVADASKLDINTATPDQLKALPGIGDAYTKRIIDGRPYAAKTQLTSKGILPQKTYDGIKDMIIAKHAKK; this is encoded by the coding sequence ATGTTCAATCCTCTCTCGACCGTCCGCCGCCGTCTCCTCTCCGCCGCGCTTCTACTTTCGTTCGCTCCCGCCTTTGCTCTCGCCGCCCCGATGCAGGCGAAGCCCGCGGCTGCCGTTGTCGCTGATGCCAGTAAGCTCGACATCAACACGGCGACTCCCGATCAACTCAAGGCGCTGCCCGGAATCGGCGACGCGTACACCAAGCGCATCATCGATGGACGCCCCTACGCCGCCAAAACGCAGCTCACGAGTAAGGGAATTCTCCCGCAGAAGACCTACGACGGCATCAAGGACATGATCATTGCCAAGCATGCGAAGAAGTAA